One Acidiferrobacter thiooxydans DNA window includes the following coding sequences:
- a CDS encoding leucyl aminopeptidase translates to MEYALTQETPDQLATECLIVGIHENRGLSEAAAAIDRILGGEIAAIVQRGDIEGKPGQTLPLLRAVGKAERILLVGMGAAGECKPMQYKEAVARAALSAADLHVTTIANFLPSVPVKDRSPVWALEQAVVATEDALYRFDRLKTRAPARTQPQSCVFSTPGGSETSARDALAAGAAIAHAMSFAKDLANLPGNMCTPSYLAEQAQTLATRHALKVSVLEKSDMETLGMGALLAVARGTHEPAKLIVLEYHGNGTGAPIALVGKGVTFDSGGISLKPPANMDEMKFDMCGAATVLAVMQAAADMRLPINLVGIVPTTENLPGGSAIKPGDIVTSLSGQTIEILNTDAEGRLILCDALTYAERFKPAAVIDIATLTGACVIALGAQAGGLMGNNEALGHELEQAGQHATDRVWPLPLWEEYQKQLDSNFADMANIGGREAGTITAACFLSRFTEAYPWAHLDIAGIAYKGGKDKGATGRPIPLLMEFLRRRARPA, encoded by the coding sequence ATGGAATACGCCCTCACTCAAGAAACTCCTGATCAATTGGCCACGGAATGCCTGATCGTGGGTATCCACGAAAACCGTGGACTCTCGGAGGCCGCCGCGGCCATCGACCGCATCCTTGGCGGCGAGATCGCGGCCATTGTGCAACGGGGCGACATCGAAGGCAAACCCGGACAGACGCTGCCGCTATTGCGCGCGGTCGGCAAGGCCGAGCGCATCCTGCTCGTGGGCATGGGCGCGGCCGGCGAATGCAAACCGATGCAGTACAAAGAGGCCGTGGCACGCGCGGCGCTGTCGGCAGCCGACTTGCACGTCACGACCATTGCGAACTTCTTGCCGTCGGTCCCGGTCAAGGACCGTTCGCCGGTCTGGGCCCTTGAACAGGCCGTGGTGGCCACCGAAGATGCCCTCTACCGCTTCGACCGGCTCAAGACCCGGGCCCCGGCGCGCACGCAGCCGCAGTCGTGTGTCTTCAGTACGCCCGGCGGGTCCGAAACGAGCGCGCGCGACGCCCTGGCCGCCGGTGCCGCGATCGCGCACGCCATGTCGTTTGCCAAAGATCTCGCCAACCTCCCGGGCAATATGTGCACACCATCCTATCTCGCCGAGCAGGCCCAGACGCTCGCCACGCGCCATGCCCTCAAGGTCAGCGTGCTCGAAAAGAGCGACATGGAAACCCTGGGGATGGGCGCGCTGCTGGCGGTAGCGCGCGGAACGCATGAGCCCGCCAAACTCATCGTCCTCGAGTATCACGGGAATGGCACCGGCGCCCCCATCGCGCTCGTCGGCAAGGGCGTGACCTTCGACTCCGGGGGTATCTCCCTGAAGCCGCCGGCCAACATGGATGAGATGAAATTCGACATGTGTGGGGCGGCGACGGTATTGGCCGTCATGCAGGCTGCGGCCGACATGAGGCTGCCGATCAATCTCGTGGGCATCGTGCCGACGACCGAAAACCTCCCCGGGGGGAGCGCTATCAAGCCCGGCGATATCGTGACGAGCCTGTCCGGTCAGACGATCGAGATCCTGAATACCGACGCCGAAGGCCGGTTGATCCTGTGCGACGCGCTCACCTACGCCGAGCGATTCAAGCCGGCCGCGGTCATCGACATCGCCACGCTAACCGGGGCCTGCGTCATCGCCCTCGGCGCCCAGGCCGGCGGCCTCATGGGCAACAACGAGGCCCTCGGACACGAACTGGAGCAGGCCGGCCAGCACGCGACCGACCGCGTCTGGCCGCTGCCGCTATGGGAAGAATACCAAAAGCAGCTCGACTCGAATTTCGCGGATATGGCCAATATCGGCGGTCGCGAGGCCGGGACCATCACCGCCGCCTGCTTCCTGTCGCGCTTCACCGAGGCCTATCCCTGGGCGCATCTCGATATCGCAGGCATCGCCTACAAGGGCGGCAAGGACAAGGGCGCCACCGGGCGGCCGATCCCATTGCTCATGGAATTCCTGAGGCGCCGCGCGCGGCCGGCATGA
- the lptG gene encoding LPS export ABC transporter permease LptG — MGSIPLMRILYTYIARRLILSTGLVLSVFVGLFLFFDLVTTLDHIHHGGFSRLFMILLLGVPAKISMLFPMSALVGATLGLSSLAIDGELTAMRAAGVSVGRIAYAALRAALALGLVAALLGDFLGPKAASLARREQAQAAGLGAAVNAQGLWLKEGHSFVDIGEVLPDLSILRLTIYRFHHGRLAHELFAASGRYHNGRWRLRGVSETLFRRQRLIVKTSRRGYWHGIAPSLLSVFAVNPHALSLVDLFRYIRHLQRNQQATTHYQLVFWYKVLAPLTTAAMVLLAVPFVFRHGRHGGLGFRLFLAVVLGLIFYVVNRGFGDLTLLYHWPPLLGAAVPTLGLTLVCVGFLARAG, encoded by the coding sequence GTGGGGTCTATTCCGCTGATGCGCATCCTCTATACCTACATTGCGCGGCGCCTGATCCTGAGTACGGGTCTTGTGTTGAGCGTATTCGTAGGCCTGTTTCTGTTCTTCGATCTCGTGACCACCCTGGACCATATCCACCACGGGGGGTTTTCGCGGCTGTTCATGATCCTTCTGCTAGGGGTCCCGGCCAAGATCTCCATGCTCTTCCCGATGTCGGCGCTGGTCGGGGCTACCCTCGGGCTGTCATCGCTTGCCATAGATGGCGAACTGACCGCCATGCGCGCCGCCGGGGTGTCGGTCGGGCGCATCGCCTACGCGGCCCTAAGGGCGGCGCTCGCGCTCGGTCTTGTGGCGGCGTTGCTCGGGGATTTTCTCGGGCCCAAGGCGGCCTCGCTCGCGCGCCGGGAGCAGGCCCAGGCCGCCGGACTGGGGGCGGCCGTGAATGCCCAAGGGCTATGGTTGAAGGAAGGGCACAGTTTCGTGGATATCGGCGAGGTCCTGCCCGATCTTAGTATCCTGCGGCTTACGATCTATCGTTTTCATCACGGGCGGCTCGCACATGAGTTGTTCGCGGCCAGTGGCCGTTACCACAATGGCCGCTGGCGATTGCGGGGGGTTTCCGAGACCCTGTTTCGCCGGCAACGGCTGATCGTGAAGACCAGCCGACGAGGCTATTGGCATGGGATTGCGCCGAGCCTTCTGTCGGTATTCGCGGTCAATCCGCATGCCCTGTCGCTGGTCGACCTATTTCGTTATATCCGCCACCTACAACGCAACCAGCAGGCCACCACCCATTACCAGTTGGTGTTCTGGTACAAGGTGTTGGCGCCGCTTACGACCGCCGCCATGGTGCTGTTGGCGGTGCCGTTCGTCTTTCGACACGGGCGCCATGGAGGGCTCGGGTTCCGCCTGTTTCTGGCGGTCGTGCTCGGGCTGATTTTTTACGTCGTCAACCGCGGCTTTGGTGATCTCACGCTGCTCTACCACTGGCCGCCCCTGCTCGGGGCGGCGGTGCCTACGCTAGGACTGACCCTGGTCTGCGTGGGTTTTCTCGCCCGCGCCGGGTGA
- the lptF gene encoding LPS export ABC transporter permease LptF, whose product MIVHKAFYREATQTTLLVTLTFLTLYLVVSLVKLLSQAASGEFPAHIVFLLLALELLKNLAMILPLTVFIGLLLTMARWYRDSEVTVLAACGIGLTRLLRPTMVWTGVVATVVAAIAFYLAPMAALLLHKIKLENTSAYTAGIIPGRFNHTRNGRAIFYVGRVGSSGRLHDIFVSRTQFGKGGVLIAKRGYEFKNRHTGARFLVLLNGRRYQGIPGQANYRILRYRTYALRIKRRPFTPVMTGLTRDEVPTLRLLRSSNPRAIAEWQWRLAQPLSLFILAPLALVFAYTDSRKGAFAPLFAAVLAYFSYANLLSIAHALLARGQEPAWLGLWWVHAVFAALAAAFFARRAAGKGLLPWGLFR is encoded by the coding sequence GTGATAGTCCACAAAGCCTTTTACCGCGAGGCGACGCAAACCACGTTGCTCGTGACCTTGACGTTCCTGACCCTCTATCTTGTGGTCAGTCTGGTAAAGCTCTTGAGCCAGGCGGCGAGCGGCGAGTTTCCTGCGCATATCGTGTTCCTGCTGCTCGCCCTGGAGCTCCTCAAAAACCTCGCGATGATACTGCCGTTGACGGTCTTTATCGGACTTTTGCTGACCATGGCGCGCTGGTATCGGGATAGCGAGGTGACAGTGTTGGCGGCCTGCGGGATCGGGCTTACGCGGCTCTTGCGTCCGACCATGGTGTGGACCGGTGTCGTGGCCACTGTGGTGGCGGCCATCGCGTTTTATCTGGCGCCCATGGCGGCGCTCCTGCTCCACAAGATCAAGCTCGAAAATACCTCCGCTTACACCGCCGGCATCATCCCCGGGCGCTTCAATCATACGAGAAACGGGCGGGCCATCTTCTATGTCGGGCGCGTCGGGTCGAGTGGGCGCCTGCATGATATCTTCGTGAGCCGCACGCAGTTCGGCAAGGGTGGGGTGCTGATCGCCAAGCGCGGTTACGAGTTCAAGAACCGCCACACCGGCGCGCGTTTTCTCGTGCTGCTAAACGGTCGCCGTTACCAAGGGATTCCCGGCCAGGCCAATTACCGGATCCTGCGCTATCGCACTTATGCGTTGCGCATAAAGCGGCGACCATTCACGCCGGTCATGACCGGGCTCACCCGCGATGAGGTCCCGACCCTGCGCCTGCTGCGTTCCTCGAATCCGCGGGCGATCGCTGAATGGCAGTGGCGTCTGGCGCAGCCCCTGTCGCTTTTCATATTGGCGCCATTGGCGCTGGTCTTTGCCTACACCGACTCCCGCAAAGGGGCCTTTGCCCCGCTGTTTGCCGCGGTCCTTGCCTATTTCTCGTATGCCAACCTGCTGAGCATCGCCCACGCCCTGTTGGCGCGCGGACAGGAGCCGGCATGGCTCGGGTTGTGGTGGGTCCATGCCGTGTTCGCGGCGCTTGCGGCGGCGTTCTTCGCCCGGCGCGCCGCCGGTAAGGGGCTTTTGCCGTGGGGTCTATTCCGCTGA
- a CDS encoding DNA polymerase III subunit chi — protein sequence MTRVDFYLGGDGLARDTLACRLVETAHRHGHRVFLWVPKDEIGLWDERLWTFSDTSFVPHAPAGLADEPVLIGAELPHAGDCLVPLTADAPPSVTAFARVLEAVGATDSEKERSRARFRHYRRQGLEPVVHNLP from the coding sequence ATGACGCGCGTCGATTTTTATCTCGGCGGTGACGGACTGGCGCGCGATACACTGGCGTGCCGACTCGTGGAGACCGCCCATAGGCACGGCCACCGCGTGTTCCTGTGGGTCCCAAAAGACGAGATCGGCCTATGGGACGAGCGGCTGTGGACATTTTCCGATACGAGCTTCGTGCCGCACGCGCCGGCGGGTCTCGCAGATGAGCCAGTGCTCATTGGTGCCGAGCTTCCGCATGCGGGGGACTGCCTGGTCCCATTGACCGCCGACGCCCCGCCCTCGGTGACGGCCTTTGCGCGCGTGCTCGAGGCCGTGGGGGCCACTGACAGCGAGAAGGAACGGTCACGCGCACGGTTTCGTCACTACCGCCGCCAGGGTCTGGAACCGGTCGTCCATAACCTCCCATGA